Within the Vanessa cardui chromosome 6, ilVanCard2.1, whole genome shotgun sequence genome, the region AAAATAAgtcttaatacaattttttatttttctaacacCAGAAATGAGGAATTTCCATGCAAAGTTTTACGTCCGTTAAATAACCAAACAGATCTTCTCTTAGTGCTTACATATGTTCTTTAGAGAATTGATGTTCCCCTGTGCAAAATATTATCCTGTTAGACTCCCGATTTAGACTGTGTGTCAATcagtcaattttaataaatatatattttgtactgcGAGATTGTACATGAGCGCCAGTGGTTCGAGCAcgtacattttaaccgatgattacgcgtttaaacccaggcaagaatcactgaattttcatatgtcTTTCTAATTTATCTCAAGGTCGAAGGTAAagtcgtgaggaaatctgctaATGTAAATCTaaaaatgtgtctaatttcaattaaattctgccacatatgaatccacaaacccgcattagAGTAGCGTGGCAGAATGTGCTTGTAATCTTCTCCACAAAggaagagtaggccttagcccagctgtgggaaatttataggttgtTACTATTATAAAGAGATAAGAGACTCTCTTCttgatgtttttaacaaagtagtaATACTCACTATTGCGTCAAATTccatagatatttttaacattgccgtttcataaattcaaataatttgtaaaaactacattgtaaatattattcaatgaaaGATTATACAGGCGATAAAAAAcgtagaattaatacttgttgacttccaggctgtatttattacatacatgtataatttttatgttattaactaacatgactgtatttttaaatgttgaaaaagagtaaatactgaggttcttgccggtttttcttaGTTGAATCTACTTTGGTACCTGAAcctgaaccagtggtagcttcacttaatatagttgttacatgacgattcaaaagtgcttataaaagtctacttgaataaagtatatttgattatgattttaattttgaaaaagcaAGATAGGTTTCCCATTTCTTAGATTATGCAAGAGGaacaaaaagtaatttcatttcattttcgaatataattcattttatctcACCGCTAGCAGAAACACTTACATGACATGACGCAATGTCTCCTCAAACACATCAAGTGTCACatggtaataattttatttaactattgataacgtttcataattaaatgccatttcaaatatttaaaatggaaaatCTATACTATGCAACGCCTCCTCAATAGATATCATTTTCATAGTCATTCCAACTCCCGATTGATAATCACGCACAAAATGAACTCACACGAAGAGGAACCACTTAAAGCAGTCAAAGAGAAAGCCAAAAGAAAAACGATAAAAGAGAAAATAGCGTACATAAAGGAAAATATAACGTTAGAACCGGTTTTAATAAGTTATGTTGTACCCGGAGTATTGGCCAGGCTAGCTACTCAAAATTTGAATCTTGATAAAGCCTGCCGTGTTAATTTACAATATGGAGAAGCCGTTTGTAACGCTCTCATAGCTAAGGAAGGAACGAGGTACCAGAAAGAGGAATTAATTGTCCAGGAACTAATCGCGTCTATGGAAGCATggaaaaacataattttaacagCGATACCAAGTCTGTTGATTCTATTTATAGGAGCTTGGAGTGACAGAACTGGTAATCGGAAGATATGTATAATACTACCCATTGTCGGAGATCTGTTGATGTGTTTGAGTAATATACTTAACGCGTACTATTTCTATGAGTTACCAGTTCAAATTACGATGTTTTTTGAAGCCTTCTTCCCAGCTATTACTGGCGGATGGATTACAACTTACATGGGTGCTTTTAGTTATATTAGTGAAATATCCAGTGAAGAAACGAGAACGTTTAGAGTGGGTATTGCAAATCTCTGCTTGACCGCAGGAGGACCTATTGGAACTGCTCTTAGTGGAATATTGTTAAAGCATATCGGTTATTATGGTGTATTCTCTATAAGTTCGATATTGTTTTGCTTCAGTATATGCCATGgctatgtttatataaaagatcCAGTCAGACCTAAATCGGAGAAAAAAGACGTaagtaaattttcatttcattaaaaagcGCTGAATATTTTGTCACAGAATACAGAAATTCCATTTGTTATGacagaaatttattattttaggaaaGAACTGGTATTATCGCATctgtaaaatcattttttgatatcaAGCATGTCAAAGATACTTTAAGTGTGGCATTTAAAAAAGGACCTAATAACCGtagattaaaatctattttgattttgacttccATTGCTTTTATATACGGACCGGCCTATGGTATGTATTTCACTCTATTCATACTGAATTATTTTCGATAAAATCTATTAATGTTGCATGTTTAAAACTGGACAACAGTAACAGTAacctaattaaaaatgaaaatacttttacaaaaaaaaaaaaaaacatttccttttgaatttatttattaaatgaacaaataGAAGTCTTgtcttatttcattataaataaatagaaaaaaaaactaatatagaACCAACTGAT harbors:
- the LOC124530716 gene encoding proton-coupled folate transporter-like isoform X1 gives rise to the protein MQRLLNRYHFHSHSNSRLIITHKMNSHEEEPLKAVKEKAKRKTIKEKIAYIKENITLEPVLISYVVPGVLARLATQNLNLDKACRVNLQYGEAVCNALIAKEGTRYQKEELIVQELIASMEAWKNIILTAIPSLLILFIGAWSDRTGNRKICIILPIVGDLLMCLSNILNAYYFYELPVQITMFFEAFFPAITGGWITTYMGAFSYISEISSEETRTFRVGIANLCLTAGGPIGTALSGILLKHIGYYGVFSISSILFCFSICHGYVYIKDPVRPKSEKKDERTGIIASVKSFFDIKHVKDTLSVAFKKGPNNRRLKSILILTSIAFIYGPAYGEFTVRYLFTRYRFNWDALKYSFYNTFYICVHSLGALISISVFSRKWKWDDSTLGLISNVSKIIGGLATGLARNSLEMYLAVAIETFNATSFTALRSISSKLATNDELGKMTSVFNLTEVLTSMVFGPIYSWIYMMTLKIDAGIIYYCSTVLTIPPILIFNWFHIQNKKNSKQENKDSDGEKETKEQDSNQKQENLVHSIDLNEGLYFIE
- the LOC124530716 gene encoding proton-coupled folate transporter-like isoform X2, giving the protein MQRLLNRYHFHSHSNSRLIITHKMNSHEEEPLKAVKEKAKRKTIKEKIAYIKENITLEPVLISYVVPGVLARLATQNLNLDKACRVNLQYGEAVCNALIAKEGTRYQKEELIVQELIASMEAWKNIILTAIPSLLILFIGAWSDRTGNRKICIILPIVGDLLMCLSNILNAYYFYELPVQITMFFEAFFPAITGGWITTYMGAFSYISEISSEETRTFRVGIANLCLTAGGPIGTALSGILLKHIGYYGVFSISSILFCFSICHGYVYIKDPVRPKSEKKDERTGIIASVKSFFDIKHVKDTLSVAFKKGPNNRRLKSILILTSIAFIYGPAYGALISISVFSRKWKWDDSTLGLISNVSKIIGGLATGLARNSLEMYLAVAIETFNATSFTALRSISSKLATNDELGKMTSVFNLTEVLTSMVFGPIYSWIYMMTLKIDAGIIYYCSTVLTIPPILIFNWFHIQNKKNSKQENKDSDGEKETKEQDSNQKQENLVHSIDLNEGLYFIE